One window of the Bombus pyrosoma isolate SC7728 linkage group LG5, ASM1482585v1, whole genome shotgun sequence genome contains the following:
- the LOC122567980 gene encoding tetratricopeptide repeat protein 30A isoform X3: MYQEAWTICSNIINQSNLEFKVKKLQAAIKYGQEDVVAAKNLVDQCPMDDVDTEINLGCLLYKEEQYEQALKKFVNALQIVGFKPHLSYNVALCYFKLKEYAASLKHIADIIEQGIREHPELGVGMTTEGIEVRSVGNTLTLHETALTEAFNLKAAIEYQLQNYESAKEALTDMPPRSEEELDAVTLHNQALINMDTKPSEGFEKLQFLLQQNPFPPETFANLLLLYCKYQYYDLAADVLAENVHLTYKYLTSYLYDFLDALITQQTSPEEAYRKFDDLGNKHMEILRKATKRVQEARLNHDDSAVKKAVNDYEEALERYVPVLMAQAKIYWELGNYTQVEKIFRKSVEFCNEHDIWKLNVAHTLFMQENKFKEATGFYEPIVRKRYDNILDVSAIVLANLCVSYIMTSQNAEAEGLMKKIEKEEQLVSREDQDKKLFHLCIVNLVIGTLYCSKGNYEFGISRVMKSLEPYNKKLGTDTWFYAKRCFLSLLEQLAKQLVVLKDTTLQECIQFLEHCEVYGRDVVTVVEEPFDMQDMFSITPNGKQTVVYEARYLKALFLKLQMS, translated from the exons ATGTATCAAGAGGCTTGGACAATATGTTCCAACATCATTAATCAAAGCAATTTGGAATTTAAAGTAAAGAAACTACAGGCAGCAATAAAATATGGGCAAGAGGATGTTGTCGCTGCGAAAAATCTTGTAGATCAATGTCCAATGGATGATGTtgatacagaaattaatttaggATGTCTTCTATATAAG GAGGAACAGTATGAGCAAGctctaaaaaaatttgtaaatgcaTTGCAAATTGTAGGTTTCAAGCCTCATTTATCGTACAATGTGGCgctttgttattttaaattgaaagaataCGCTGCATCATTAAAACATATCG CTGATATTATAGAACAAGGAATAAGGGAACATCCAGAATTAGGAGTGGGTATGACAACAGAAGGTATAGAAGTACGCAGTGTTGGAAATACATTAACACTTCATGAAACAGCTTTAACAGAAGCATTTAACTTGAAAGCAGCCATAGAATatcaattacaaaatt ATGAATCAGCAAAAGAAGCATTAACAGATATGCCTCCTAGATCTGAGGAAGAACTTGACGCTGTCACTTTGCATAATCAGGCTTTAATAAATATGGATACAAAGCCAAGTGAGGGATTTGAGAAACTTCAGTTCTTACTACAACAAAATCCATTTCCACCTGAAACTTTCGCAAACTTATTACTGTTATATTGCAAATACCAATATTATGATCTAGCAGCAGATGTTCTTGCTGAAAATGTACACTTGacctataaatatttaacatca TATTTATATGATTTTCTGGATGCATTAATCACACAACAAACTTCACCAGAAGAAGCATATCGCAAATTTGACGATCTCGGTAACAAACATATGGAAATATTGCGGAAAGCAACAAAAAGAGTTCAGGAAGCACGATTAAATCATGACGACAGCGCTGTTAAAAAAGCTGTTAATGATTACGAGGAAGCTTTGGAAAGATATGTTCCAGTTTTAATGGCACAGGCTAAAATTTACTGGGAGCTTGGAAATTATACGCAAGTCGAAAAAATTTTTAGGAAAAGCGTCGAATTTTGCAATGAACATGatatatggaaattaaatGTAGCTCACACCCTTTTTATGCAAGAAAATAAGTTTAAAGAAGCAACGGGATTTTACGAGCCAATTGTTAGAAAAAGATATGATAAT aTTTTAGATGTGAGCGCCATAGTGCTCGCTAATTTATGTGTAAGTTATATCATGACGTCTCAAAATGCGGAAGCTGAAggattaatgaaaaagatagaaaaagaagagcaaCTTGTTTCACGAGAGGACCaagataaaaagttatttcatttatgtatTGTGAATTTGGTAATCGGAACTTTATATTGTTCTAAAGGAAATTACGAATTTGGTATATCTAGGGTAATGAAAAGTTTGGAAccttataataaaaagttagGAACAGATACTTGGTTTTACGCGAAGAGGTGTTTTCTGTCCCTTTTAGAACAGTTGGCTAAACAATTAGTAGTTTTAAAAGACACTACACTCCAGGAgtgtatacaatttttagaaCACTGTGAAG ttTACGGAAGGGACGTGGTGACAGTAGTAGAAGAGCCTTTTGATATGCAAGATATGTTTTCTATTACTCCAAATGGAAAGCAAACGGTTGTTTATGAAGCGCGATATTTGAAAGccctatttttaaaattgcagatgtcttaa
- the LOC122567980 gene encoding tetratricopeptide repeat protein 30A isoform X1, whose protein sequence is MTTFIPNVHIKDGEYTKAIYSMIKEQRYSETIKVLIILLDFYPISRPCLSLLAHCYFYTQDFIASAQCYEKLVQLCPNESIYKLYHAQSLHQACMYQEAWTICSNIINQSNLEFKVKKLQAAIKYGQEDVVAAKNLVDQCPMDDVDTEINLGCLLYKEEQYEQALKKFVNALQIVGFKPHLSYNVALCYFKLKEYAASLKHIADIIEQGIREHPELGVGMTTEGIEVRSVGNTLTLHETALTEAFNLKAAIEYQLQNYESAKEALTDMPPRSEEELDAVTLHNQALINMDTKPSEGFEKLQFLLQQNPFPPETFANLLLLYCKYQYYDLAADVLAENVHLTYKYLTSYLYDFLDALITQQTSPEEAYRKFDDLGNKHMEILRKATKRVQEARLNHDDSAVKKAVNDYEEALERYVPVLMAQAKIYWELGNYTQVEKIFRKSVEFCNEHDIWKLNVAHTLFMQENKFKEATGFYEPIVRKRYDNILDVSAIVLANLCVSYIMTSQNAEAEGLMKKIEKEEQLVSREDQDKKLFHLCIVNLVIGTLYCSKGNYEFGISRVMKSLEPYNKKLGTDTWFYAKRCFLSLLEQLAKQLVVLKDTTLQECIQFLEHCEVYGRDVVTVVEEPFDMQDMFSITPNGKQTVVYEARYLKALFLKLQMS, encoded by the exons ATGACTACTTTTATACCAAATGTGCATATTAAAGATGGAGAATACACAAAAGCTATTTATTCAATG attAAAGAACAACGATATTCAGAAACAATAAAAGTTTTGATTATTCTTCTAGATTTTTACCCCATT TCTAGGCCTTGTCTGTCTCTCCTCGCTCactgttatttttatacacaaGATTTCATAGCTTCTGCACaatgttatgaaaaattagttCAATTATGTCCTAATGAAAGTATATATAAGTTGTATCATGCTCAATCTTTGCACCAAGCATGTATGTATCAAGAGGCTTGGACAATATGTTCCAACATCATTAATCAAAGCAATTTGGAATTTAAAGTAAAGAAACTACAGGCAGCAATAAAATATGGGCAAGAGGATGTTGTCGCTGCGAAAAATCTTGTAGATCAATGTCCAATGGATGATGTtgatacagaaattaatttaggATGTCTTCTATATAAG GAGGAACAGTATGAGCAAGctctaaaaaaatttgtaaatgcaTTGCAAATTGTAGGTTTCAAGCCTCATTTATCGTACAATGTGGCgctttgttattttaaattgaaagaataCGCTGCATCATTAAAACATATCG CTGATATTATAGAACAAGGAATAAGGGAACATCCAGAATTAGGAGTGGGTATGACAACAGAAGGTATAGAAGTACGCAGTGTTGGAAATACATTAACACTTCATGAAACAGCTTTAACAGAAGCATTTAACTTGAAAGCAGCCATAGAATatcaattacaaaatt ATGAATCAGCAAAAGAAGCATTAACAGATATGCCTCCTAGATCTGAGGAAGAACTTGACGCTGTCACTTTGCATAATCAGGCTTTAATAAATATGGATACAAAGCCAAGTGAGGGATTTGAGAAACTTCAGTTCTTACTACAACAAAATCCATTTCCACCTGAAACTTTCGCAAACTTATTACTGTTATATTGCAAATACCAATATTATGATCTAGCAGCAGATGTTCTTGCTGAAAATGTACACTTGacctataaatatttaacatca TATTTATATGATTTTCTGGATGCATTAATCACACAACAAACTTCACCAGAAGAAGCATATCGCAAATTTGACGATCTCGGTAACAAACATATGGAAATATTGCGGAAAGCAACAAAAAGAGTTCAGGAAGCACGATTAAATCATGACGACAGCGCTGTTAAAAAAGCTGTTAATGATTACGAGGAAGCTTTGGAAAGATATGTTCCAGTTTTAATGGCACAGGCTAAAATTTACTGGGAGCTTGGAAATTATACGCAAGTCGAAAAAATTTTTAGGAAAAGCGTCGAATTTTGCAATGAACATGatatatggaaattaaatGTAGCTCACACCCTTTTTATGCAAGAAAATAAGTTTAAAGAAGCAACGGGATTTTACGAGCCAATTGTTAGAAAAAGATATGATAAT aTTTTAGATGTGAGCGCCATAGTGCTCGCTAATTTATGTGTAAGTTATATCATGACGTCTCAAAATGCGGAAGCTGAAggattaatgaaaaagatagaaaaagaagagcaaCTTGTTTCACGAGAGGACCaagataaaaagttatttcatttatgtatTGTGAATTTGGTAATCGGAACTTTATATTGTTCTAAAGGAAATTACGAATTTGGTATATCTAGGGTAATGAAAAGTTTGGAAccttataataaaaagttagGAACAGATACTTGGTTTTACGCGAAGAGGTGTTTTCTGTCCCTTTTAGAACAGTTGGCTAAACAATTAGTAGTTTTAAAAGACACTACACTCCAGGAgtgtatacaatttttagaaCACTGTGAAG ttTACGGAAGGGACGTGGTGACAGTAGTAGAAGAGCCTTTTGATATGCAAGATATGTTTTCTATTACTCCAAATGGAAAGCAAACGGTTGTTTATGAAGCGCGATATTTGAAAGccctatttttaaaattgcagatgtcttaa
- the LOC122567980 gene encoding tetratricopeptide repeat protein 30A isoform X2, with translation MLSMFSSSCVLTTCIKEQRYSETIKVLIILLDFYPISRPCLSLLAHCYFYTQDFIASAQCYEKLVQLCPNESIYKLYHAQSLHQACMYQEAWTICSNIINQSNLEFKVKKLQAAIKYGQEDVVAAKNLVDQCPMDDVDTEINLGCLLYKEEQYEQALKKFVNALQIVGFKPHLSYNVALCYFKLKEYAASLKHIADIIEQGIREHPELGVGMTTEGIEVRSVGNTLTLHETALTEAFNLKAAIEYQLQNYESAKEALTDMPPRSEEELDAVTLHNQALINMDTKPSEGFEKLQFLLQQNPFPPETFANLLLLYCKYQYYDLAADVLAENVHLTYKYLTSYLYDFLDALITQQTSPEEAYRKFDDLGNKHMEILRKATKRVQEARLNHDDSAVKKAVNDYEEALERYVPVLMAQAKIYWELGNYTQVEKIFRKSVEFCNEHDIWKLNVAHTLFMQENKFKEATGFYEPIVRKRYDNILDVSAIVLANLCVSYIMTSQNAEAEGLMKKIEKEEQLVSREDQDKKLFHLCIVNLVIGTLYCSKGNYEFGISRVMKSLEPYNKKLGTDTWFYAKRCFLSLLEQLAKQLVVLKDTTLQECIQFLEHCEVYGRDVVTVVEEPFDMQDMFSITPNGKQTVVYEARYLKALFLKLQMS, from the exons ATGCTTTCAATGTTCTCTAGTTCTTGCGTTCTTACTACGTGT attAAAGAACAACGATATTCAGAAACAATAAAAGTTTTGATTATTCTTCTAGATTTTTACCCCATT TCTAGGCCTTGTCTGTCTCTCCTCGCTCactgttatttttatacacaaGATTTCATAGCTTCTGCACaatgttatgaaaaattagttCAATTATGTCCTAATGAAAGTATATATAAGTTGTATCATGCTCAATCTTTGCACCAAGCATGTATGTATCAAGAGGCTTGGACAATATGTTCCAACATCATTAATCAAAGCAATTTGGAATTTAAAGTAAAGAAACTACAGGCAGCAATAAAATATGGGCAAGAGGATGTTGTCGCTGCGAAAAATCTTGTAGATCAATGTCCAATGGATGATGTtgatacagaaattaatttaggATGTCTTCTATATAAG GAGGAACAGTATGAGCAAGctctaaaaaaatttgtaaatgcaTTGCAAATTGTAGGTTTCAAGCCTCATTTATCGTACAATGTGGCgctttgttattttaaattgaaagaataCGCTGCATCATTAAAACATATCG CTGATATTATAGAACAAGGAATAAGGGAACATCCAGAATTAGGAGTGGGTATGACAACAGAAGGTATAGAAGTACGCAGTGTTGGAAATACATTAACACTTCATGAAACAGCTTTAACAGAAGCATTTAACTTGAAAGCAGCCATAGAATatcaattacaaaatt ATGAATCAGCAAAAGAAGCATTAACAGATATGCCTCCTAGATCTGAGGAAGAACTTGACGCTGTCACTTTGCATAATCAGGCTTTAATAAATATGGATACAAAGCCAAGTGAGGGATTTGAGAAACTTCAGTTCTTACTACAACAAAATCCATTTCCACCTGAAACTTTCGCAAACTTATTACTGTTATATTGCAAATACCAATATTATGATCTAGCAGCAGATGTTCTTGCTGAAAATGTACACTTGacctataaatatttaacatca TATTTATATGATTTTCTGGATGCATTAATCACACAACAAACTTCACCAGAAGAAGCATATCGCAAATTTGACGATCTCGGTAACAAACATATGGAAATATTGCGGAAAGCAACAAAAAGAGTTCAGGAAGCACGATTAAATCATGACGACAGCGCTGTTAAAAAAGCTGTTAATGATTACGAGGAAGCTTTGGAAAGATATGTTCCAGTTTTAATGGCACAGGCTAAAATTTACTGGGAGCTTGGAAATTATACGCAAGTCGAAAAAATTTTTAGGAAAAGCGTCGAATTTTGCAATGAACATGatatatggaaattaaatGTAGCTCACACCCTTTTTATGCAAGAAAATAAGTTTAAAGAAGCAACGGGATTTTACGAGCCAATTGTTAGAAAAAGATATGATAAT aTTTTAGATGTGAGCGCCATAGTGCTCGCTAATTTATGTGTAAGTTATATCATGACGTCTCAAAATGCGGAAGCTGAAggattaatgaaaaagatagaaaaagaagagcaaCTTGTTTCACGAGAGGACCaagataaaaagttatttcatttatgtatTGTGAATTTGGTAATCGGAACTTTATATTGTTCTAAAGGAAATTACGAATTTGGTATATCTAGGGTAATGAAAAGTTTGGAAccttataataaaaagttagGAACAGATACTTGGTTTTACGCGAAGAGGTGTTTTCTGTCCCTTTTAGAACAGTTGGCTAAACAATTAGTAGTTTTAAAAGACACTACACTCCAGGAgtgtatacaatttttagaaCACTGTGAAG ttTACGGAAGGGACGTGGTGACAGTAGTAGAAGAGCCTTTTGATATGCAAGATATGTTTTCTATTACTCCAAATGGAAAGCAAACGGTTGTTTATGAAGCGCGATATTTGAAAGccctatttttaaaattgcagatgtcttaa
- the LOC122567983 gene encoding nucleolar protein of 40 kDa-like isoform X1 — MTTCKLNQIFIGEVASVQNYGAFIRIPGCSLQGLIHKSQVSSAHVDNVGEVLQKGERIWCKVIYIGDDGKIGLSMKYVNQGNGTDLDPNGIQLQRDVQKKRPIEKHDRRTIHLEAILNTTCMKCGTAGHLSKDCFMSPDGKRYELVPEIEEKQDIIQIQSDTSKKDTGHKQKKLKKKKKARKIKQDALDSDSDEKDVIKKKKKKYSKDQMKKKKRHESSCSDKNSSDSFSSHDVKAHKRKHSESSGKRTKKFSGGNGFCCSKN; from the exons ATGACTACGTgcaaattaaatcaaatatttattggagAAGTTGCATCTGTACAAAATTATGGAGCTTTTATCAGAATTCCAGGTTGTTCCCTCCAGGGATTGATACACAAATCACAG GTAAGCTCTGCTCATGTCGATAATGTTGGTGAAGTTTTGCAAAAAGGGGAACGTATATGGTGTAAAGTTATTTATATTGGAGATGATGGCAAAATAGGACTATCTATGAAGTATGTAAATCAAGGAAATGGTACAGATTTAGATCCAAATGGAATACAGCTACAGAGAGACGTGCAAAAGAAAAGACCTATAGAAAAACATGATCGTAGAACTATACACTTGGAAGCAATCCTTAACACTACATGTATGAAATGTGGAACTGCTGGTCATTTATCTAAAGACTGTTTTATGAGTCCCGATGGAAAAAGGTATGAATTGGTCccagaaattgaagaaaaacaagacattatacaaatacaaagCGATACAAGTAAAAAAGACACGGGGCATAagcaaaagaaattaaaaaagaaaaagaaagcaagaaaAATCAAACAAGATGCACTTGATAGTGATTCTGATGAAAAagatgtaattaaaaagaaaaagaagaaatattctaaagaccagatgaagaaaaagaagagacatGAGAGTTCTTGTAGTGATAAAAATTCTAGCGATAGTTTTTCTAGTCATGATGTGAAAGCTCATAAACGAAAGCATTCAGAAAGTTCAGGAAAACGTACTAAAAAGT TTTCAGGTGGAAATGGATTTTGTTGTAGTAAGAACTGA
- the LOC122567983 gene encoding nucleolar protein of 40 kDa-like isoform X2, with product MTTCKLNQIFIGEVASVQNYGAFIRIPGCSLQGLIHKSQVSSAHVDNVGEVLQKGERIWCKVIYIGDDGKIGLSMKYVNQGNGTDLDPNGIQLQRDVQKKRPIEKHDRRTIHLEAILNTTCMKCGTAGHLSKDCFMSPDGKRYELVPEIEEKQDIIQIQSDTSKKDTGHKQKKLKKKKKARKIKQDALDSDSDEKDVIKKKKKKYSKDQMKKKKRHESSCSDKNSSDSFSSHDVKAHKRKHSESSGKRTKKCGNGFCCSKN from the exons ATGACTACGTgcaaattaaatcaaatatttattggagAAGTTGCATCTGTACAAAATTATGGAGCTTTTATCAGAATTCCAGGTTGTTCCCTCCAGGGATTGATACACAAATCACAG GTAAGCTCTGCTCATGTCGATAATGTTGGTGAAGTTTTGCAAAAAGGGGAACGTATATGGTGTAAAGTTATTTATATTGGAGATGATGGCAAAATAGGACTATCTATGAAGTATGTAAATCAAGGAAATGGTACAGATTTAGATCCAAATGGAATACAGCTACAGAGAGACGTGCAAAAGAAAAGACCTATAGAAAAACATGATCGTAGAACTATACACTTGGAAGCAATCCTTAACACTACATGTATGAAATGTGGAACTGCTGGTCATTTATCTAAAGACTGTTTTATGAGTCCCGATGGAAAAAGGTATGAATTGGTCccagaaattgaagaaaaacaagacattatacaaatacaaagCGATACAAGTAAAAAAGACACGGGGCATAagcaaaagaaattaaaaaagaaaaagaaagcaagaaaAATCAAACAAGATGCACTTGATAGTGATTCTGATGAAAAagatgtaattaaaaagaaaaagaagaaatattctaaagaccagatgaagaaaaagaagagacatGAGAGTTCTTGTAGTGATAAAAATTCTAGCGATAGTTTTTCTAGTCATGATGTGAAAGCTCATAAACGAAAGCATTCAGAAAGTTCAGGAAAACGTACTAAAAAGT GTGGAAATGGATTTTGTTGTAGTAAGAACTGA